The Amblyomma americanum isolate KBUSLIRL-KWMA chromosome 11, ASM5285725v1, whole genome shotgun sequence genome includes the window aaaaaaaaggaattatGATAGAATATCTGATCTTTGAGTCAAATCAAGCCAGTAGCTAAGCTGTTagggggctcggctgctgacccgaaagacgcgtgttcgatcccagcCAAGGCGGTTacatttcaatagaggcgaaattgcggcAAATTGGCCAATGGCCAATTCCACGCATAACCCATTAAAGCTATGGCGTCATAttattaaggcggagcttaagtgtccctgcAATTTTTTCAGATTAATACTTGAATTACTTGAGCGCCCTGGTCCTTGTGATGCAGTTTTCGTTGCTTCGTATCGTGAAAAACTGGGAGTCTTTTAGCAGTTTTTTTTAGTGTGGATGAAATAATGCACGACAGCCACCATAACGAAAAGACTGTAACAGCCAACGAGGGAACAACCCACAGAGACGCACGCACAACACGAGGCTGGTTTTATCGTGTGCTGGTCTCTGTGCGTTCTTCCCTCAttggcttttatttttttcgccATGAACAAACTAAGTCAGCTGCAGAATCATCTGCAGAAGCCATACGCAGCAGTTGTTCGCATCTATCACGACGCTGAGCTAACAAATGAAGGCAAATTCACCGTGGAGTGAGTCGCCAGCTTTGCTGTCAGAGGCAGACGCATCGCGCCTTTCCTCAAGCTTCATGCGCCTGGTGATCGACCACGATTTGCTAGTGCGCACCGCCTCACACTTGTTCCGCTCCATTTCGTTCGTGGCCACTTGCTCCATGTATTTCCAGTCCAAGGTCTCCTCTGCACCTCATACTCAAACACAGGAAGCACTGTCTCGACCTCTTAAAGCATCATGTTCCTGCTGTCACATTTCAGCTTCTTCTCCATAAATCTGACGCATCGTCTTATAGCGTGTTGCGCATCGATGCTTATGAGTTTGCTGTTGCTGTGCGAAATACTGAGGTCAAATGCAAAGAGTGCTATGAGCAAGACTACAGGCGCGACATCCGTGACACAATGCTTGCTACCAACTCCATCTCCTGTCCCGTGTCCCAGCCGTTGCTCTGTGTTTGGCACGGTTGTGTTTCGACCGTGCACCAAGAAGTTCAATTTAGCACTGCATTCTGGCCTTACGGCCTCTAATCAAGAGGCATATCTTTATTTTGGGTGAGCGAAAACTCACATTTTGTTCTAAGTCAGTGTTGTGCTGTTAATCATAATGAAGCTGCTGCAAATTGACTTTCCGCCTGCTAAAAGCCCTGCTTCAAAATTATCTCGTCCACTCTCACATTGCTTTTTAGAAACGCACATGTGTACCCCCCTTCAGTTTAATTCACCTATTCTTTGTGCCTTGCCGTTTTGCAGGATGACGACATCATTCAGTTCCTGTGCGAATACATCTTGAATGACAGCGTGGGCACCATGTCCAGTGCTCACTTAGTATGGGCAGATCAATGTCCGGATGGTATCTTTTCCAACATTTGCCTCGGGCTTGCCGAAAAGATATCCGTCTGCCTTGACTTTGCAAAGACAGGCATCTCTGCTTCCCTCACGAAAGGGGAAAGGCCCAAGGAGTATCCCGATTTCATGAACAAGCGAGGAAGCAAGAAGACTTACAGGTCTCCCAAAGTGCTGGGAGAACTCTACCGCCTGATTGATGCACTCGTGGGCAGCTGTTCTCTTACGTTTACCTCGACTGATTTCCACTGCGCACTGTTTGAATACCCTGGCTGGCAAAAACATAGAAGTGCTGCAGAGGATGCCATGTCCACTTACGAGTGGATGATGCTGAAGATAATGGACCAGCATGGCATCGAGAGTGAGGCCGAAGTGGTGACTGGCGTCATTAACAGCGTATCACGCTACAACAAAAGCAAACAGGACAGGACCAACGTGGAAGCCCTCGTGGGGAAGCAGTATAAAGAGCTCGTCGAAGTTATGCGAAAGCGTTTCTTCGAGGACGTTGAGGCAGCTTGCTTGAGGGATGGCAGCCAGAAAGTAGAGAAACCGCTGTTCGAAATGGCGTCGGCCTGGTACATGGTGACCTGCGCAAACCAAGACCAGGAGGAACACTTCTTGGGGCTTCCATGGTGCATTGCGGACAGCCTGGTGCTTCTTTCGAGAGAGCGAGACAGCGGAGGGTTAACGCAGGCGCCGTCATCACAAAACTTGTTAACTGCTAAGATAAATGACCTTGCGGGGTCCGTTGACTCACCGTATGATGCTGCATTAAACATGCTGATTGCCTGGGCAGAAAAGGAAAACTTGTTGCAAGATGGTATCACCCGGTCCCTCAAGATTTGCTCAGCATGCTTCTCACAGGTTTTCCAGCACTTTGTGTCTGGCGGGCAGTCTTCAGCAGTGGCGTGCGCAGTGCAGAGCAGCTTCAACCTGCCTTGCGGAGGTGCCTCGGGGGCGTCGACAGTTGGCGAGTACGTGTGTGGGTTCCTCCGCTATCTGTCCACTGCACCGACCGGACTACCACTCTGTGCCGGCTGCGGCTTCACTCAGGGGCACATGGTGACGCTGGCCGCTGTGCACTGGTACTCTAGGCTGGTCATCACGAGGGATGTCTGCTGTTTCAACCTTCCTTGTGACCCCGACCTCCATGACAGCTTTCAGGATGAGGCGCAGGAATCTGACCCCATCTGTATCTGGGTAAGCAGCGTGCTGTTTCATTTTTAGCAGGTGTGAAGCGGTCGACCTGATTTTTGCTGAATCTGAAGTGCATGTAAGGGTCTATTTAGGAGCGGGACACTGGAAAATTTCCAAACTTTCTTTGTCAGCGATAAAATGTGCGCGCCCAAGAACGTGGAGCATTGGTAGCCTGACGACCGTGCAGTGCACGTAATCCTATCGCCGCCACCGATCGAGTTATTTTCTGTCTGTGGGAACAAGTTCGCCGAATAAATTGCGAACTTATGCCTTCGTCATCATCTGCTTGTCGTCACCGCCTCGTAACCATATAATACTGCTATGTCGCCACCGCTGAGGGTGAATCCTGAGACTATATAGGGGCGCAGTCAGATAAACCTTATGTTAACTTAGGCGTTCGTGATATGAGATTCTTGTACTTTAGTGAATCAGTGAGCAAGAAGAGAGCAGATGAAGCAATGAGCATAAAAACaatgctacttgctgctgctgccatgtaagcATTTCTCTCACAGTTTATTTTGCTCTGACCGACTGCCACACAAATGTACCACTAATAACTCCCATTTTCTTTGTCTGCTGTCACTGCATAACCAGGTTCATAATCCCGCCTTCCTGCATATGGTGCGAGAGAGAAGAGACCAGGTGAAGAAGCTGCTCTGCTGCTGGACAGGTGTTGAAGAGGTCAACATACGCTGGGATTGCCGGAGCGGTCATTACTGCGTCGTGATCTCCGCAGTCGGTAGTCAGTGGCAGATGTGTTACTTTGATGAAGTATTACTTCAACCTTGGCTTCAAAGTGCCATTGTCGATGGGAGGTTGAGCTGACTGTCGTGCCACAGCCTCTTATCGTGCGTACGCAAGAATGAATAATAAATACCATCATGTGAAGAACAAACTGTATAATGTTTCGGTTTAAGTCTGGGATTTAGATTTAATCGTCCCTTCGTTCCCAGGTCTTGTCATTTAATTGTCAGTGTTTCACCAAAATCAAGCAAGCAACTCCGCTGCCACGATCGAGTTTGATGCCCGTGAAGCAGAAATGAGGTCCATTTATTTGTGTTCTGTCACCACGTCATTAAAATTCCAGATGTATCTGGCTTGAAAATACGAATCATATCATGAACCGATTTCTCGACAACACTGCAGCTAAAGCTTTTGTTGCAGTGTGAGTGCAAAACTGTTTGACATCGTTTATGCCCTTGAAGGTGGCGACTGACTTCAGCTTGTTTTTTTCTGGGAGATTTTGGCAGCATTATCGTAAGCGTTCTTGACAGCCTACCGCTCTGAAACGGACCAAAGCTTGGGCTTACCAGACTGGCAACAACGATCTTTCAGACACGGAAGGGTTTGCTTTTAGATCACAGCATTCTACTCGATGCCGTGATTGCCACTACAGGTTagcataaaaaaaatcgcagCATTTCTGCGGCGTATAATTCTGTCAGGGGCCCAGAAGTACCAAGGTATATTCTCTTCAAATAGATTTGAACTCTTGTTTAAGCAGTGGCTCATTGATCCTGCGTCTGTTTTTGTGCAAGAACTCTTGGTACTACCATGTTGGCATCGTATACACAGTCAGCTAGCACAGTACCATCTCCGCGCTCTACACCctgcacccccctcccctcctttaAATGTGCCCCTGCAAAGGTCAGAAGATCAGtgtattcatatttgaacagcgcaataaaacaacgggacacaacgaagaaaggacaccacaagcgctgactcgcaactagatttttaattcacgtcaaagcatcttaaatactaagaacgccaaacacaaacaagagggaaaaccaaaagaaaacgacACAACGCTGGAAATCAagcccacaacggtgacaatcagcacgagcgcgagactacacatcttggccggataaggaTATCACCTCTTTATCatttagtgtgacagaaggatcactaatgcagctatcaggttccaagcggatgtgaaaagcctccaaaatttcccgcgttaggctgtcattatgttttcctaggatgacggtgttagacaacataggggtgcaagtaccttctctccagtgacgggcaaggttacaagaagacctattatctcgggacctgtggtgctcactaaaacgagcgttgatgcaacgtcctgtctggccaatataagatgctttgacgtgaattaaaaatctagttgagagtcagcgcttgtggtgttctttcttcgttgtgtcccgttgttttatggcgctgttcaaatatgaatcaataccaactcgcccagttcgcagctttaatgatcAGTATATTGCATAGGGGACCCTCTGTCCACCCTCAAATTATTTAAACCGCGACACAACGCGAAGAGTTCCTACAGCTACGTTTCGCATTCAGCAACTAAATGACGATTAGGAACCATCTGAGCTTCAAAGACGGGAAGCGCGAATTCCAACCAGCTACACTGAAGCACACCCGCAAGGCGATCACAACTGGCATTTTTTCTGCGCCGCATTACTTGACTTCTTGGATGAAACTGTACCCGACGGAAGAACCATTCGCACCATGgcgagagggggagagagagaaacctACATTAGGCGTCCCAGGTCCGGATCACTGGTTCAAGTGGATCGTTTAAGGCTACAAATCGACGCGTAAGTAGTCTGCTTTAAAAGTTTGATGCTTAAGTAGCTCTGTAGTTTTGCTTCTCCAGCTCAACGCCCCAGTGTGAAGAATGGAATGTGAAGTATATTCTACCAGTGAAGTTTATTCTGCAAGCATATATTGTACCAGTTTAGGCACAGTTAAGTGCCAGAAGCGAGCACTCTGTTCACCTTTCGAATAAATTTCTactagcaaaaaaagaaaaaatatctcTAGTTAGCGCGCTAAACGCTGCATATCGCTATACGGATACGTCTCAGTTTTTTCATTCGCATGAAGTATCACACTACAATCGTTCGAGCATATGCACAAAAGATGATATGAACCGGCAATTATGTTATCTTGTGTTGCTAAACTTAGTTGCGTTAATTTTTATTGCTACGAACTGACAGACGCTTCTTGATCAAATGAGGCCTTTACTTTAGAACGCGTATACAGTGTGGGATCctaattctaaaactgatatcgATGAATTAGGAACGGTCGAAAATTTAGCTGTCTGTTTTGTTTTAAATAACTGGTATAGAAATTAGGAATGGTCGGAAATTTAGCTGTGTGTTTTGTTTTAAATAACTGGTATAGAAATTTGAGGCTACTATCAAAGAACGTTTTAGAATGGGACGCACTTTAGTGAGGGAGGTACGTGCTAAGGCataaattttgttttaatattTGTTTCAATCTGAATACAAATCAGCGAGAAGGGGCTGCTGGTTAACAATAAAAGAAATACAATTCAAAACAGATCTACTAAGAATGTCATTGTTTCCAAAAAACATCACTGAACAGGTTGTCCCTGGAGGTAGTGTGCAGAAGATCTGACGAATCTTTTTCCTCACATGTGTGATATTCTTATTTATTGTTTCTTTATTTGATCGTATACTGAACAGGTCTGGTTATTTTAATTGTTGGTTCGAATTGTGCtcaatttttgttgtttattaTTTGCTACCTGCGATTGTTTTGTATCTCATGCCTGGTGCTGTGGGTACCCTGGTAAATAGAATAAAATGCCCCCTTGCGTACGTACGTACACTTTTTTTCAGCATTTCGGTGACATCTGGTCCCACCATTATCAGAACAGGAAGATGCTGGTTTCGCCGTCGTCGCGAACCGCGcgttctcttattttttttttttaagcacaaAATTCTTTTAGCCTTCATTTTCTCCGAACAAGAGCTAAAATTGTCCGGAATACCGCAAATAATTTAAGGCCGAACATGAGCCTGAACGCGAAGGAAAACATGAAGCCACACTGCCagagtggaagcttgggcgagttggtgacggttcactttgccacatagcgctaaacagacacggacgcagggagaaAAACAGGACGGGTGCTAtccgtcctgtttgtctccctgcgtccgtgtctgtttagagCCGTGTGGCAAATGAATCCATACATTTCACAAACTTAGCGAAAATATGAATGCGCCAACTAAAGATACAGACGAAATGAACAAGCCCCGCAACAAGCGCTGCTCGTTCCTAAATCATTCCGAAATCTTTAGCCCAGATGGTacccagcagaaaaaaacaacttggGGTACTCTTAACGCATCATTaaagtggaatgcgatagcatatTAGATTCCCACTGTTGCAACTTTGGTGTTTCTGTGTCATTTTTTATGTGTTCTGGGTTTCCTGAGACGCTTATCAGAGCTCAACAAGTCCACTTCAATCACACAGCTGACGCAGCAGTTGAGATtggattgcttttttttcttcaaaattattgtgaagaagaagggcattcttCGCTAGCCGAAGCCGAGAACTGGTTCTAACCGCATTTTCCCGCCATTTTTTTGTGCTTCTATTTGTACTCCTAATAATAAGCTCTCTTCTCAAACCGTACTGGCTAACGTTCACTGCAGGAAGAAATGCTGGGAAGTGCGGCCGAATTAAAATTTCTGATAAAATTCACTTGCAGTAATAAGCTTTCTGTGCAGCAATGGCTTTATATATAGCGGCATTATATTGTCCTCATTCTGAGCAGACGTGGAGATATCTGGACGCGAGGCTTTGAAAGGTCGGAGTGGAGCCCTCGAAGATAAAGTAAGAGGGGGTCATTAGGATCGCGCACAACTCCGGAGATAGTCGCCTATGAGTTGCATTGTGACAAGTGCATTCGGGGTGTCTGCCTCTTCAGCAGAACACCCGAATGGGGTCGTCTCTTGACTTACGATAGCATAGCCATACTGGGCCGGTAAACACATTATAGATACACTATCGTGGACAAAACCCTACAGGACGCGGGAAAAGCGATTTCGGAGAATAGGTGTCAGGTTTTTCAGCAGTGAcctgatttaataataataataataataataataataataataataataataataataataataataataataataataataataataataataataataataataataataataaactggtggttttgggggaaaggaaatggcggagta containing:
- the LOC144109517 gene encoding uncharacterized protein LOC144109517 gives rise to the protein MMEKVVGRFLRDGVKIGDRHFRLLASSVSQLRDHGVWLYAKDCHGNSVESIRNWMGDFSQIPSVAKKIARMGQCFSTTEESVSVPLQGETMEDAADIEGGVHPESGKPFIFSDGIGMISESLMKKVCEKLDMAPIPSAIQIRYAGYKGMLCMNNALQGDKLILRKSMNKFACSTSSSLEVIKVSAPSPVFLNRPLITILEQLGVPREVFLSLQQNMVLLLCDALVSDAPALLLLKTYARTNLPFLKLRPSGLSWSREPFTRSLILALYKSLVGTVLVTKCPCLHPGDVRKFEAVDVPALHHIRDCIVFPAKGPRPHPNEMAGSDLDGDEYVVVWQKELFFPGRNREAMVFRCTSAQAPLSENLDDDIIQFLCEYILNDSVGTMSSAHLVWADQCPDGIFSNICLGLAEKISVCLDFAKTGISASLTKGERPKEYPDFMNKRGSKKTYRSPKVLGELYRLIDALVGSCSLTFTSTDFHCALFEYPGWQKHRSAAEDAMSTYEWMMLKIMDQHGIESEAEVVTGVINSVSRYNKSKQDRTNVEALVGKQYKELVEVMRKRFFEDVEAACLRDGSQKVEKPLFEMASAWYMVTCANQDQEEHFLGLPWCIADSLVLLSRERDSGGLTQAPSSQNLLTAKINDLAGSVDSPYDAALNMLIAWAEKENLLQDGITRSLKICSACFSQVFQHFVSGGQSSAVACAVQSSFNLPCGGASGASTVGEYVCGFLRYLSTAPTGLPLCAGCGFTQGHMVTLAAVHWYSRLVITRDVCCFNLPCDPDLHDSFQDEAQESDPICIWVHNPAFLHMVRERRDQVKKLLCCWTGVEEVNIRWDCRSGHYCVVISAVGSQWQMCYFDEVLLQPWLQSAIVDGRLS